The sequence below is a genomic window from Phoenix dactylifera cultivar Barhee BC4 chromosome 8, palm_55x_up_171113_PBpolish2nd_filt_p, whole genome shotgun sequence.
GAAGGAGAAAATTTTGATCAATTTTGGCTGAGAACAGTGGGATTGATCCATTTCAGCTGAATTGCTCTAGTCATCGTCGAAACATCAAATCTTGGACAAAAATGGTTCAAAAAGGGGCTTGATTTTAGTGATCTTGTTAAATAGGATTATTTAGGCTTTACTTGttgatttgatttattttattcattAGTTTGAAAATCACTTGATGGGAATAGAAATAACAAAGTTTCGACAGTTATAAGAGCTTAAGGAGGGCTTAGTTAATGCCCTATAAGACCATCCTGCTTACGAAGGATATTGGAAAGGGGGGATAGTTGTCAGAAATAGAGTTGGTCTAATTTCAATTCAATTTAGCAATACTTAAGTGctcaaaaaatcatatttaatcaatttatataTGTAAGACTAATCTTAGGAAAGAAAGGATTAGACCATGTCAAGTACCTTTTTTTCCGAAATGGCAGATAACTCTCAGATGTTacttaatttaaatttaatcatCAAGCTTGGATGGCTTTTTTTCATGGAAAACCTTCAGGAAGTCATAGAATCGAGATTCTAGAAAGATAACAAATACCATCATAGAATCTCAGATTTTGAGCATCAGTTGCACAGTTTGCATTAGCATAATACACTTATAATGTTAACAGGACTGAAAGCCTAAGGAATCTAAACATTATATCAACAGTCACACCTTTTTGCAACTGCGTCCGCAGAATGGAACCCATGAAAGACTGGAACTAACAGAAACACCATCTAACTTTGCAGCGCATGTTTGGTGATCTACAAAATCGGAGTACAGCAAAATAATCAACCAGCTTTCCCATAAAATTTAACAAGCCAGAAAAAAATCTAGAAATTATAATAAGAAAAATTTTACAGTGGCTAATATGAGAGAATCTTACATTTCTCCTCACATAGGGAACATGTGAGTAACGGAGGAACAGTACCGCcattttcttgggcatgatACCCAGAAAATACCCCACAAAATCTACATGAACAGTTCATACAGTGCCAGTCACCAGGAGGAAGCATCTGCACAGGAAAAACTTTCATGGGCCTGAATAAAAGCAGATATTTGAACCTAGGAAGATTACAAAAATGGATAGTTTTGTAAACTGTTTAAGCATAAGAATtcctttttccctcttttttccgGAAACAAATTAGCCCTCCCTCTCTTGCCACTCTCTTGTTTAAGACATTTTCAGTAGGGCCACAACCAATTTCCTCACTCCGTCTCGCCAAATCGCACAAAGCAACCAATCAAAAGTAGaagtaaaaggaatcaaaagagaAATGCATATAAGACCACAGTTGTTATGGGATTGACATAGGATGAAATGAAAATACTAGACCTTCATCCCATGGAATCAAAAATAAAAGCAGGTTACATGTAATACAGAGATTCTTTTTGGGTTTTTCATACCTGAAAATCTAAGCAGTTCAAATGAAATGTCGAAGGACAACTATCGCAACAGATCAAGTCCCCACCATCTCCACAGATGCCACAAGTATCATCATTTGGGTCATCACCATCAATGTCTACAGTGTAGAAACCTTGATGTTCAGATTCATCCTGCTTCTTCCAGGCATCTAGCAAGCACTGAGAAAGGGAAACCCCTTTCTCCTCTACAAATATGTTTTGGTATGGGTAAGAAAGGATGCTACCAGCATGAATCTCAAACTTTGAGACTGCGAGGATCTTATTACAGCAGCTGCACTTAATGCCATCCCTTGTGATCCAGCCCTCCAGCATTGCCTCTGTGTGCTTCTGGTTCATATACTTTACCCTACAATTGGCAGGGACAATTCCCAAATCAATCATCCAGGAGAGAATGGTACGTTTCCAAACATATGGAACATAATCACCACTTCCAGTTTCTCTCTCTTGCCTAGATCCACGAACCAACAGAGCACATCCTCCATGCCTTCTTTTATGCCTTCCAGAATGTAGTTTTTTAGGTGCATGACCATCAATaccctttgaacttgaaccagCAGTGTCATTCTCCTTCACTTTTCCCTTGGCCTCCCCCCCATTATCTTTGTACTTTAGAAACTTTGTGCTGCCAGCTTTCTTCGACTTTTTACTTCTGCTGCCATCTCCAAGCTTCtttttacttttcttaagtTCCTCCTTACTTCTCTTCCCAAGTTTTTTCTTCAGCATGCTAAGATCCTCGATTGGTATGGCAGAAAAAGGAAAACCCAAACCTTCACGACTTTTAGATGACTTGGAAGAACTTCTAGATACATCCTTGCCTTTTTCATTATGTATGTGAATAAATTCCCTTTGAAACACTTCATAGGCTTTTGTGATGGACCAATAACCTGATCCTCGAGGAGATATGTAAACTGAATCTTCATAGTTTTTGCCCTTCCTGGGCCTTAAATCTATTCTCCAGCCAGCACTTAGAAGTATATTTTTTATCTGTTCCCTGACTTTCTCTTTAGCCTCCTTCCGTCCTTCACCTGTTGTACCTTTGTACTTCTTGCTTAGACGGACCGAGCTACTCTCTTGTTTGACCATTACCTTGCTCTTGCCATTTGAAGATTTCAAATTAAGAGGTGCTCCTTGTCGAGATAAAGATTTAGGCTCCATTTTAACCCTGCGGGATTTTCTTGACTCTTCTCTTTTTACGGAAAGGATTCGGCGCTTTGATATACTTTGACTGCCTGTAGGAGATCCTCTGTTCTTTTTTTCCCCACCATCTTTGCTTAGAATGTGGGCTTTCTCAAACCCATCCACCTTTTTGTTCCTAGCCCCTCTGCCTTGACTCCTAATGCTCCTCAGTATGGTCTTCTCATCCGGGTCATCCTTCCGTCCAGTAGCAGAGACTGCTGTTTTGGGTCCCAAACCAGGGCTGTTTGAAGAATCAGAGTTCAATTTTCTTCCACTGCATTCCTCAGTTCCGTCACATCCACATTTTAAAGACTCTGATTTGATTTTCTTCCTGGTGTTTTCAGAATCAGATGTCTCTCTGCCTCTCTTTTTGTCCAACCTGGATTTCATGACTTTCTTCTTAATTGTGTTAATCTCTTTTTTCTGTTTCTCATTGCTCGATTTGATATAAGTCTTATTCCTAATTTTGATATCCTCAAAACCTATTTGTTCTCGGTCCTTGCTTTTGCTGATGGTGAAACCCTTTTCGTTCTGAGTGAATCCAGAAACAGAGTCCTTCATAACTTTCTTCTCATGAGTGACAgtttctctccttttcttggCAACATTTAACCCCATAATTCGCTTGTTGTCAAGTTTAGTTTCCATGGGTCTTATCTGTTCCATGTCTTCAGCATCAATTctagaaccagactcccttttAAGTTTTTTCCTACCGGTTCTAGCCTCTTTACTGTGCTTGGCAGCATCCATTCCCACAATCTGCTTCTTCTCAATATTAATCTCTTCCTCACATGCTATTAGCTCCATGCCAGTCCTTCTACGAATGGTGGAGAAGTTCCCATTTCGATCAGCTCCAGGAACAAATTCTTCTGTAGCTACATTATTAACTGCATCAGCCTCTTCtttaacctttttcttttcagTGTCAGTCTCTTTCCTTTGCTTGGCCGCAGCAGACCTAGTAATTCTCTTCTCAACTTCATTTTCATGATTCACATTATTATTTTTACTGGCGATGGGTTTCCTGTTATGTTGAACTCCAGAAGCAGCCTCTTCTGAAACTTCTTTTTGAACGATATCCACCTCTCCCCTCTGGTTTGCAGCATCCAGCTTcataatcctcttcttctcaacTTCAAACTCATTGTTGCATTTCATCTGCTCTGTGCAACTCCTCCTGATGATGGTGGCACTCTTTCCAAGCTGGTCAGCTCCAGGAGTAGTCTCTTCTGTAGCTTCAGCCTTATCTGTGTCATTCTCCTCTGTAACCTTGTTCAAGTTAGTGTCAGTCTCTTCTCCAACTTCCTTGCTATCAGGTTTACCCTCTTCCTTTCCCTTGGTAATGTCCATCCATGTAACTCTCTTGTTGTCGACTTTGGTCTCCTCGCACTTCATCCACTTTATTCCGTTACTTTTGTTGATGGAGTTGTTTGTGTTCTCATCAGCTTCAAGGGCCCTGTAGTCCATAACTTCCTTACCGTCAGTATCTTCCTCTTCCCTTTTCTTGGCAGCGTCCAATCCCATTGTTGCACTCATCTCAGCTTCTTTCATGTCTCCACATTCTATCTGCTCCCTTCCATTCCTTTCGATAATGGCACAGCTGCTCTCCTTTTGGTAAGCTCCGTAAGGAACCTCCCCTGTGGCTTGCTTCAAGCTAGTATCAGACACTTCTGTAAGCTCCCTCTTATGACTTCCAGCTTCTTCCGTAGCTTCCTTCATATCAGAGTCAAactcttctgaaattttcttcttATCAGCTTCAGCAACTTTGATAGCTTTCCTCTCACTGATGTCAGACTCTTCAGCAGTTTTCTCCACGTCAGCATTAGGAtcttccatcttctcaagaACACATGACTTCACAAGCTTCTCCTTCTCAGCCTccatctcctctccttctcctcttttgCTGGTGGAAGAGTTGTTCCTGAGCTGATCATCATTAAGCAGAGCCTCTTCAGTGCCATCCTCCATATGGGTGTCAGACTCTTCTGTTTTCCTGTCAACATCCGACTTCAAATTTTCCTTTTTCTCAGCTTTGACATCTTCTCGAACTTTTATCCAATCCGAGCCATTCTGAAAACTAATTTCGAAGCAATCATCATCCTGCTCAACTCCATGATCACCCTCTTCCTCGGATCTCTTCCTAGCAGCTTCAGCCTCTGCCCTCAGCCTGGCCACATCCGATCTCAAAATCCTCCTTTTCCCAGCTCGTATCTCCTCGAAACAAGTTTTCCACTCCCTGCCACCCCTTTTGTTCAAGGCAGAGCTGCTCCCATTCTGAACAGCTACACGTCCAGCCGTCCGCCGAGAAGAATCCAGACGCTCACCAGACTCCAAAAGCTTATCCTCTCTCACCGAGCCACCGCCTGCAACATCCCCAGGCCCTCCACCACTCcgcccttctcctttcttcaaCGGAGACATCTAAAAGCTCGATTCAAAACAAAGACCTAATCAGAATCCATCTTTCCTACCTattccaaataaaataaaacaggaTTCAACAACAAAATCCCAAAAGAACACTTCCAATCAATCGAACAGAGAAGCCGAAAGCCCCTAACAAGGATCCATACAGCTTCGATCAAGCAACCGAAATGCTCCAATCCACAAAAAACAAGACAAATCCTAGAACCAAAAAAGCACCGAATTCAAAGAAATTCCAAGGATTGGAAGGAGCTCCGCCCACCTGGTCGAAGAAATCCGGCGGGTTCCAGTCCTTTTAGCAGCACATTCACCGGATTCCAGCGACGGAGAAGGATTTCAAGGAGAGAAATAAAGCGAAAGGAGCCAGAGAGAAAGgcagaaaaaagagagatttccgaagcataaaaaaaaaaaaaaaatctcgagAGGGGGAGACGAATGAGAAGGGGTAAAGGGAGAGGAACGAGAGAGAAAGGGGGTTGGGTTTTTGGGAGCTTTAAATTACGCGACGCTTCCCTTGCATCTCTAACAATAAAATATTATGACATTGCAAATATTATTTAGAGGGAAACGACAAGAGAAAACGGAAGTGAGATGACCGCCCTGTTACTTTGTTACCGTTTATCATGTACGGAATGAACGGGAAACGAGTTACTCGGGCCGGAAACGGATTTATAGATTTGGATATTTTgaatgataatttaatttataacccccttgtttccctccatgttGCTGCTCTCAATCAAGTTGAGCTGGATTGTGATCTCTCCAGTCCTTAATGAGACACAAGAGGGCTGATTTTCAATCACAGCCGTCCATGATTGGTGCAGTGATCGTGATTAGATATAGATTCATCGAAGCACACCGAGTATTGATGGGTCTTGTTTGAATACTATTAGGCCACCAACTATGAACGACCATCATGGAAAGACAGATACTTTCTAGGGCTAAAGAGGATCCTAAATTTGAAAGTTGCCCAACCCAATTTTTATAAGGCTAGATGGTTATTAGataacaaattaaaaaaaatattatatattttttaatatttatactaTAAATGAAAGaatataaaaggaaaaaaatatttagggaACGTTCGGTGAACCAAATGGGATAACTATGGTGATCTTAAAGATAATTTGATCATGATGGTTTAAGATCATTGTATTTGGTATAGCGATTAAAGATTTTTAGATATTCACAAACAATGTATTTGTTATACTATAAAAATTCAAGATCACTAAACATTTAATACCAAATCTACTTCTGATATAGCCTACATATTTTGTAACTACTTAACAAAACTCTCAAATATATAATAGGAAAACAAACATGAACAAAATATAAATTATCAAAAACTGTCATTCCAAGCCAATTCAACAAGAACAAAAGTTAATCAAAACTTGTAAAAGTAACTTCAGAGGATTATCATACTATCccaacttgaaaaaaaaaaaaggattattaaGCCTTTTCCAACTAGAAGAACATTTTCTAAAGAACAAACCACCACCCATAAAAATGCCAGAACCAATATGAATCCAATATGATATCGCTCAAGACTCGAGCAGCTATATTTCTCACAAGAGGGTGCATGTAACAAAACTGCTAGCATTTAGATTATTCCCAACTTGAAGAAGTTACATTGCCTTCACCAATCTAAAGGGTTTAAATAGCACAAATTCTTTTAGATGGAGATTGCGACGATAATTCATACTAAAATCCATGTGCAGGTTGATGGAGATTGTGACGATAAACAAACGATAATGAATTCGAAACATACAAAAATTCCTCAAACATAAGAAACCTTGAAGCTATTGAATCCGAACAATAATAATCCAAATTTTTGTTGTAAGAACTCCTATAGAAACATTTTGTACTCTCAAAAATCCAAAATAACTGCAACTACGAAGAAAAGAGCAGACTTTTCTCAAAGCATGGATGAAAAAAATCACTCCTTTAAGGGATTCTCTACCCTCGTATAcctaaaagagagaaaaaatcgatttttttttgattccaCATGCTCCGAAGGCATAAATAACATATTTCACCACAACCAAATTGAAAAAACCATCCAATagtcaaaaatcatatttttcattcatcaaccgatcttaaactaaaagagaCAACGAGGCAGCAAGGAACTTGgttcttaaaatattttttttcaaaaatactcataaaaattatatttacctCGTTCTTGAGATAGCAAAGAACTCAAGGATGGCGATCGAAATTGTAGATGATAGTAAGAAGAAGGTGTCGCAGAGGCAGTCAAAGCAGCAGTGCACACAaggggaagagaggagagataAATAAGAGAAGAGAGATAAATGAGTTACGTTACAAATGGGGTTAAAAGTAATTTGGGAGAGGAGTTGGGTCAATATTTTTCGTTGGACTTAGGGGTAGTTTTGTCCAAAGTTCAgcctaacattattgccttgtgATGGTCTTGGACACTCATCCTTGAGGATGGCACTAGATTGGGCGGTGATTTAAGAATAAGGATGATTTGGGATTATTGCTATATAGGATCACTAAGGTGCAACCAAATACAGTGATCTCGTTACCTCTACCCACATCAATATTGACCATGGGGTCGTTACCTCATACCAAATGCCATCTTAAGTTATTGGATATGTTAACATAAATGGATGGCCTATTCTAATGTACATTAAGTGAAAATTAAAGCATTTGAAACTTGGGAATAATATATGCTTTTAAAAAACTTGGGAAGGATGAGTATATTTTTTGGGGTATAAGGCTGCCCCTCGAGTCTAATTGTTTGTTTCAATGCTTACTTGTAATTACAAATTTTTTgtaaattataatatagggcatatccacataaccaaaaaataaaaaactccaAGCCATATGGTAGAAATTTGGTCTAATTCAAAACATTGCTAAGAATAAACCATAAGGTTGTTATTCAAAGCACCAATCCTCGTATGACATGTGGTAATGTATCAAATATAATATGTTAAACTAGCATATATTCCATGTGATGGACAGAGtaaatttttttctccttttccaaCTGTTCTTAGATTGCAAAATAGAAATGcaataaattataattaataaaaGGCCAAATTTCATTGCATATCAAACAATAAACTTTAACGATGGTCCAATAGAAATTATGGTCGTTAATAAAACAGGATATGTTTTCGGAAACTTGGGAAGGATGAGTACATATTTTGGGGTATAAGGCTACCCCTTGAGTCTAATTGTTTGTTTCAATGCTTATTTGTAATTACAGATTTTTTTGTAAGTTATAATATAGAGCATATCCAAATAACCAACAAATAAAAAACTCCATGCCATATGGCAAAAATTTGGTCTACTTCAAAACCTTGCTAAGAATAAAGTATAAGGTTGTCATGCAAAGCACCAATCCTTGCATGACATGTGGTGATGTATCCAATATAATATGTTAAACTAGCATATATTCCATGTGATGGGCAGAGtaaatttttttctcctttttcaacTACTCTTAGAATACAAAATAGAAATGcaataaattataattaatagaaggCCAAATTCTGTTGCATATCAAACAATAAACTTTAACGATGGTCCAACAGAGCACACAaggggaagagaagagagataaATGAGTTACTTTACAAATGGGgttaaaagaaatttgggagggGAGGAGTTGGATCAATATTTTCCGTTGGACTTAGGGATATTTTTGTCCAAAGTTCAGCTCAACATTATTGCCCTGTGATGGTCTTGGACACTTATCTTCAAGGATGGCACTAGATTAAGCGGTAATTTAAGAATAAGGATGATTGGGATTATTGCTATATAGGATCACTAAGGTGCAACCAAATACAGTGATCCCATTACCTCTACCCACATCAATATTGATCTTGGGGGTCATTATCTCATACCAAATGCCATCTTAAGTTATTGGATATGTTAAAATAAATGGGTGGCCTATTCTAATGTACATTAAACAAAAACTAAAACATTTGAAACTTGGGAATAGGATATGTTTTTTGAAAACTTGGAAGGGATTAGTACATTTTTTGGGCTATAAGGCTACCCCTCGAGTCTAATTGTTTGTTTCAATGCTTACTTGTAATTACAGATTTTTTGTAAGTTATAATATAGGGCATATCTACgtaaccaaaaaataaaaaactccaTGCCATATGGCAAAAATTTGGTCTAATTCAAAACCATCTAAGAATAAACCATAAGATTGTCGTCAAAGCACCAATCCTTGCATTTGCATGACATGTGGTAATGTATCAAATATAATATGTTAAACTAGCATATATTTCATGTGATGGGCAGAGtaaatttttttctccttttccaaCTACTCTTAGAATAAATAGAAATAcaataaattataattaatagaaggCCAAATTGAGTTACATATCAAATAATAAACTTTAATGATGGTCCAACAGAGCACATAaggggaagagaagagagataaATGAGTTACGTTACAAATGGGgttaaaagaaatttgggagggGAGGAGCTGGGTCAATATTTTTCGTTGGACTTAGGGGTATTTTTGTCAAAAGTTCAGCCCAACATTATTGCCCTGTGATTGTCTTGGACACTTATCCTCAAGGATGGCACTAGATTGGGCGGTATTTAAGAATAAGGATGATTTGGGATTATTGCTATATAGGATCACTAAGGTGTAACCAAATACAATGATCCCGTTACCTCTACCCCCATCAATATTGATCTTGGGGTCATTACCTCATACCAAATGCCGTCTTAAGTTATTGGATATGTTAAAATAAACGGGTGGCCTATTCTAATGCATATTAAGCAAAAACTAAAGCATTTGAAACTTGGGAATAGGATATGTTTTTTGAATACTTGGAAAGGATGAGTACATTTTTTGGAGTATAAAGCTGCCCCTCAAGTCTAATTGTTTGTTTCAATGCTTACTTATAATTACAGATTTTTTGTAAGTTATAATATAAGGCATATCCAtataaccaaaaaataaaaaactgaaagagtagatgccctataagccaatcatttgataggtttctctttgtaatcctccaaatcatgtactttgacacttgatatatatcaataaaggcattgtgttttatcatttgctgcttatctattttattattggatgatgaaccccataaattaggacattggttttagggttatgatgagatcacaccagtgagacctaaaatcctaaaattctaatttagaatattcccagtcaaattggtatattgagtcggggatcaatattactggaaagactggcacatcttatgtatgctcaatgtagagggtgattgatctcacaatcacttgtgtgagacactaatacaaagatgtgggtgctcattagaggaatgagttcactgaaatgaccagccatgagaacatcttatggattcttacttaattgtcaaaagatggttctcatagtgggagttgtgcaagtgatccttagacctgagatcaccatggtaccttgtgcacttgaacctatgttttggtttacccttaTTCACGACATtacgttgtgtacggggtattctggatatggtggattttgtacgaaggttgtgagtaggtcaacaaggaatcagtcacttctagtaagagaaggtaacatcctacttactctaatcttatgatgattcaagaagcctttgatcaaagcaaaatgaatattagaaagagtttctaatgtttcattgtttgaattatcatataaaagattgagagagacatgaataagtgattgagtttgatattgatccatactcatgcacttattcaggatgtagtatgactgagggattgaattgcacggtaacttgccactgaagggtatgtttgg
It includes:
- the LOC103712566 gene encoding uncharacterized protein LOC103712566 isoform X1, producing MSPLKKGEGRSGGGPGDVAGGGSVREDKLLESGERLDSSRRTAGRVAVQNGSSSALNKRGGREWKTCFEEIRAGKRRILRSDVARLRAEAEAARKRSEEEGDHGVEQDDDCFEISFQNGSDWIKVREDVKAEKKENLKSDVDRKTEESDTHMEDGTEEALLNDDQLRNNSSTSKRGEGEEMEAEKEKLVKSCVLEKMEDPNADVEKTAEESDISERKAIKVAEADKKKISEEFDSDMKEATEEAGSHKRELTEVSDTSLKQATGEVPYGAYQKESSCAIIERNGREQIECGDMKEAEMSATMGLDAAKKREEEDTDGKEVMDYRALEADENTNNSINKSNGIKWMKCEETKVDNKRVTWMDITKGKEEGKPDSKEVGEETDTNLNKVTEENDTDKAEATEETTPGADQLGKSATIIRRSCTEQMKCNNEFEVEKKRIMKLDAANQRGEVDIVQKEVSEEAASGVQHNRKPIASKNNNVNHENEVEKRITRSAAAKQRKETDTEKKKVKEEADAVNNVATEEFVPGADRNGNFSTIRRRTGMELIACEEEINIEKKQIVGMDAAKHSKEARTGRKKLKRESGSRIDAEDMEQIRPMETKLDNKRIMGLNVAKKRRETVTHEKKVMKDSVSGFTQNEKGFTISKSKDREQIGFEDIKIRNKTYIKSSNEKQKKEINTIKKKVMKSRLDKKRGRETSDSENTRKKIKSESLKCGCDGTEECSGRKLNSDSSNSPGLGPKTAVSATGRKDDPDEKTILRSIRSQGRGARNKKVDGFEKAHILSKDGGEKKNRGSPTGSQSISKRRILSVKREESRKSRRVKMEPKSLSRQGAPLNLKSSNGKSKVMVKQESSSVRLSKKYKGTTGEGRKEAKEKVREQIKNILLSAGWRIDLRPRKGKNYEDSVYISPRGSGYWSITKAYEVFQREFIHIHNEKGKDVSRSSSKSSKSREGLGFPFSAIPIEDLSMLKKKLGKRSKEELKKSKKKLGDGSRSKKSKKAGSTKFLKYKDNGGEAKGKVKENDTAGSSSKGIDGHAPKKLHSGRHKRRHGGCALLVRGSRQERETGSGDYVPYVWKRTILSWMIDLGIVPANCRVKYMNQKHTEAMLEGWITRDGIKCSCCNKILAVSKFEIHAGSILSYPYQNIFVEEKGVSLSQCLLDAWKKQDESEHQGFYTVDIDGDDPNDDTCGICGDGGDLICCDSCPSTFHLNCLDFQMLPPGDWHCMNCSCRFCGVFSGYHAQENGGTVPPLLTCSLCEEKYHQTCAAKLDGVSVSSSLSWVPFCGRSCKKIFEQLQRLLGVKNDLEAGFSWTLVQRFDEDSPEPACGLDQRAECNSKLAVALAVMHECFSPLIDQRSGINLIRNVVYNCGSNFNRLNFRGFYTFILERDDEIISAASLRIHGTRLAEMPFIGTRNMYRRQGMCRRLLAGIESALCSLNIEKLVIPAISELKETWTNVFGFQPLEVSQKQEIRSLNIVVFPDTCLLQKLLLKEDSTHRSKTAEGVDKVVPESKHHHTLEVANESSFCSLVESVPQAAIMTTVQCEHEIKQRESRNDCTLSTFDMSVASSDAPCGSKFEASDYKPLETAAEEDLMLHPEAVYNEESMVRSKFQLDSSVENETSLLCLGTKHDNNNAKTVEAGISRDLLAINETSGKYIINSIETSPIVIASNLQDSCMKDAVNFPANDGNHNPKDQIVNLQPNCQDFDEDSTYSNSEMVAEPLDAISPSHMTSLPEPDVHSDGGVMLSISHKANDDAGHAEQSPRAFSEGSANHTIEKFTSLNTASESDLSLGGIKSSKKRAVSLTLAA
- the LOC103712566 gene encoding uncharacterized protein LOC103712566 isoform X2; this encodes MSPLKKGEGRSGGGPGDVAGGGSVREDKLLESGERLDSSRRTAGRVAVQNGSSSALNKRGGREWKTCFEEIRAGKRRILRSDVARLRAEAEAARKRSEEEGDHGVEQDDDCFEISFQNGSDWIKVREDVKAEKKENLKSDVDRKTEESDTHMEDGTEEALLNDDQLRNNSSTSKRGEGEEMEAEKEKLVKSCVLEKMEDPNADVEKTAEESDISERKAIKVAEADKKKISEEFDSDMKEATEEAGSHKRELTEVSDTSLKQATGEVPYGAYQKESSCAIIERNGREQIECGDMKEAEMSATMGLDAAKKREEEDTDGKEVMDYRALEADENTNNSINKSNGIKWMKCEETKVDNKRVTWMDITKGKEEGKPDSKEVGEETDTNLNKVTEENDTDKAEATEETTPGADQLGKSATIIRRSCTEQMKCNNEFEVEKKRIMKLDAANQRGEVDIVQKEVSEEAASGVQHNRKPIASKNNNVNHENEVEKRITRSAAAKQRKETDTEKKKVKEEADAVNNVATEEFVPGADRNGNFSTIRRRTGMELIACEEEINIEKKQIVGMDAAKHSKEARTGRKKLKRESGSRIDAEDMEQIRPMETKLDNKRIMGLNVAKKRRETVTHEKKVMKDSVSGFTQNEKGFTISKSKDREQIGFEDIKIRNKTYIKSSNEKQKKEINTIKKKVMKSRLDKKRGRETSDSENTRKKIKSESLKCGCDGTEECSGRKLNSDSSNSPGLGPKTAVSATGRKDDPDEKTILRSIRSQGRGARNKKVDGFEKAHILSKDGGEKKNRGSPTGSQSISKRRILSVKREESRKSRRVKMEPKSLSRQGAPLNLKSSNGKSKVMVKQESSSVRLSKKYKGTTGEGRKEAKEKVREQIKNILLSAGWRIDLRPRKGKNYEDSVYISPRGSGYWSITKAYEVFQREFIHIHNEKGKDVSRSSSKSSKSREGLGFPFSAIPIEDLSMLKKKLGKRSKEELKKSKKKLGDGSRSKKSKKAGSTKFLKYKDNGGEAKGKVKENDTAGSSSKGIDGHAPKKLHSGRHKRRHGGCALLVRGSRQERETGSGDYVPYVWKRTILSWMIDLGIVPANCRVKYMNQKHTEAMLEGWITRDGIKCSCCNKILAVSKFEIHAGSILSYPYQNIFVEEKGVSLSQCLLDAWKKQDESEHQGFYTVDIDGDDPNDDTCGICGDGGDLICCDSCPSTFHLNCLDFQMLPPGDWHCMNCSCRFCGVFSGYHAQENGGTVPPLLTCSLCEEKYHQTCAAKLDGVSVSSSLSWVPFCGRSCKKIFEQLQRLLGVKNDLEAGFSWTLVQRFDEDSPEPACGLDQRAECNSKLAVALAVMHECFSPLIDQRSGINLIRNVVYNCGSNFNRLNFRGFYTFILERDDEIISAASLRIHGTRLAEMPFIGTRNMYRRQGMCRRLLAGIESALCSLNIEKLVIPAISELKETWTNVFGFQPLEVSQKQEIRSLNIVVFPDTCLLQKLLLKEDSTHRSKTAEGVDKVVPESKHHHTLEVANESSFCSLVESVPQAAIMTTVQCEHEIKQRESRNDCTLSTFDMSVASSDAPCGSKFEASDYKPLETAAEEDLMLHPEAVYNEESMVRSKFQLDSSVENETSLLCLGTKHDNNNAKTVEAGISRDLLAINETSGKYIINSIETSPIVIASNLQDSCMKDAVNFPANDGNHNPKDQIVNLQPNCQDFDEDSTYSNSEMVAEPLDAISPSHMTSLPEPDVHSDGGVMLSISHKANDDAGHAEQSPRAFSEGSANHTIEKFTSLNTASESDLSLGGIKSSKKVATS